The Muricauda sp. SCSIO 65647 genome includes a region encoding these proteins:
- a CDS encoding twin-arginine translocase TatA/TatE family subunit — MHFLFISGAEIFFILFIVVMVFGADKIPGIAKGLGKGMRQLRDATDDIKREIQKSAEKQGIDTDFTKDIREELNEVKKNVDEVTGSIKRK; from the coding sequence ATGCATTTTTTGTTTATCAGCGGAGCAGAAATTTTCTTCATCCTCTTCATTGTGGTAATGGTCTTTGGTGCCGATAAGATTCCCGGTATCGCCAAAGGCTTGGGAAAGGGCATGCGCCAGTTGCGTGACGCTACCGATGATATCAAAAGAGAGATTCAAAAAAGTGCTGAAAAACAGGGTATCGATACCGATTTTACCAAAGATATACGCGAAGAGCTTAACGAGGTGAAGAAGAATGTTGACGAAGTCACAGGTTCTATCAAAAGAAAATAA
- a CDS encoding DUF6702 family protein: MSVNYIKNGILALALLLSLAFTEAHKFYVSVTNVNYSQKDDALQITSRIFIDDLENVLEERYDVNPELATKKEAEWADEYIEKYMKTKFSLQLDEETIPFEFLGKRYDNDVVICYLEVPRVNLSTRRSITVQNEVLTDLFEEQQNIVHIKIAGKKKSFVLIKENNKGMLNL; this comes from the coding sequence ATGAGTGTGAATTATATAAAAAACGGAATCTTGGCTTTGGCCCTTTTGCTTTCCTTGGCATTCACCGAGGCCCATAAGTTCTATGTGAGCGTCACGAACGTGAATTACTCCCAAAAAGACGATGCGCTGCAGATTACCAGTCGAATCTTTATCGACGATCTTGAAAACGTGTTGGAAGAACGTTATGATGTAAATCCTGAACTGGCTACAAAGAAAGAGGCAGAATGGGCAGATGAGTACATTGAGAAGTATATGAAGACCAAGTTTTCGTTGCAATTGGACGAGGAGACCATACCTTTCGAGTTCTTGGGCAAAAGGTATGACAACGATGTGGTCATCTGTTATTTGGAAGTGCCACGGGTAAACCTTTCAACACGTAGATCAATTACGGTTCAGAACGAAGTGTTGACTGATCTGTTCGAAGAACAGCAGAATATCGTCCACATCAAAATAGCGGGCAAAAAAAAGAGTTTTGTGCTCATAAAAGAGAATAATAAAGGTATGTTAAATTTGTGA
- a CDS encoding phosphatase PAP2 family protein gives MLEKLLQWDRDTFIYLNGLGIEAHDAFWSIVTQTSTWIPLFLLFGYLLVSKYGRQEGVYRILTILLMVALVLIVTKLTKEWVGRLRPNNDTEINTLIRILKSPDDYSFFSGHAATSFSITLLAFLFLRERLRWTALFFAWPIVFSMSRIFVGVHYPIDILTGMFFGLLSAFLFYRLHPVLSALCSRLSHRERAR, from the coding sequence ATGCTCGAAAAATTGTTGCAATGGGATCGCGATACTTTTATCTATCTTAACGGTCTGGGCATTGAAGCACATGATGCTTTTTGGTCTATCGTTACCCAAACTTCTACTTGGATTCCCCTTTTTTTGCTGTTCGGCTACCTATTGGTGTCAAAATACGGCAGACAAGAAGGTGTTTATCGAATATTGACCATTCTTTTGATGGTGGCCTTGGTGCTCATCGTTACCAAATTGACCAAAGAATGGGTGGGCCGATTACGGCCCAACAATGATACCGAAATCAATACGTTGATCCGTATTTTGAAGAGTCCGGATGATTACAGTTTTTTTTCAGGACATGCCGCGACTTCATTTTCGATTACCCTGTTGGCCTTTCTTTTTCTAAGAGAAAGGTTGAGATGGACGGCCCTGTTTTTTGCTTGGCCCATAGTGTTTTCAATGAGCCGTATTTTTGTGGGGGTTCACTATCCCATCGATATTTTAACGGGTATGTTTTTCGGCCTGTTATCGGCCTTTTTGTTCTATCGCCTGCACCCTGTGCTCAGCGCACTCTGCTCAAGGTTAAGCCATCGCGAACGGGCAAGATGA
- a CDS encoding M1 family metallopeptidase: MMKFKYYFASIPFLFAVTLVAQEEEQKEERKPGHYNQSKFKQLYEEFSTPNTYRSATGKPGPDYYQQQADYVMNIELDDKNAKIYGEETITYHNNSPDDLEFLWVQLDQNVRAKDSKSPLRDGGGVPLAYRTSSFAKEYLTEPFDGGFNIEHVKDANGKPLSYTINQTMMRVNIPQELKSGDKISFSIKWWYNIPDHTVNRARSGYEHFSKDGNNAYVIAQFFPRMAVYSDVEGWQNHQFWGRGEFALPFGNYEVNITVPADHVLDATGVLQNRKEVYTREMMKRYEQAKKSYDKPVIIVTQAEAEEAEKGFSEKKKTWKFKTEPGKMVRDFGFATSRKFIWDMQAVNIGGKDIMAVSMYPKEGNPLWEEFSTKAVVQTLQTYSKHTFDYPYHKAISVHAKNQGMEYPMICWNYGRPNEDGTYSDRVKYGMISVIIHEVGHNFFPMIVNSDERQWGWMDEGLDTFVQYLTEQEFGKNFPEAVAPNEKYPSRRGEAAKIVPYMAGDQEYISPIMSNPENVYQLGPNAYSKPATALNILRETVMGKELFDHAFKTYAQRWKFKHPTPEDFFRTMEDASAVDLDWFWRSWFYTTDYVDIGIKEVKKYYVSNRPTKQMEEYMATRNLTEADLPPLVYLAEENSEDYNEELKGKAPSETSTTLKEYMMDNMTAEERAEVKEPKYIYEVTFDKPGGIPMPLIVEYSYADGSKENVTYPPEIWRKNDVEVRRVISSEKELVGIIVDPKLETADIDTTNNAWPMKDQKSDFDQFKERVKGK; this comes from the coding sequence ATGATGAAATTCAAGTACTATTTTGCTTCCATCCCATTTCTTTTTGCCGTGACATTGGTCGCACAAGAAGAAGAGCAAAAAGAAGAGCGTAAACCGGGTCATTATAACCAGAGCAAGTTCAAACAGCTCTATGAAGAGTTTTCGACCCCCAATACATATCGCTCTGCCACGGGCAAGCCTGGCCCTGATTACTACCAACAGCAGGCCGATTACGTCATGAACATTGAACTTGATGACAAAAATGCCAAAATCTATGGCGAAGAGACCATCACCTATCATAACAACTCACCTGACGATCTTGAATTCTTATGGGTACAATTAGATCAGAACGTAAGGGCGAAAGATTCAAAATCACCCCTCAGAGATGGGGGCGGGGTACCCTTGGCCTATCGCACAAGTTCTTTTGCAAAAGAGTATTTGACCGAACCTTTTGATGGCGGATTTAATATAGAGCACGTAAAAGATGCCAATGGCAAGCCATTGTCGTATACCATTAACCAGACCATGATGCGGGTCAATATTCCACAGGAACTCAAAAGCGGCGACAAGATCTCGTTTTCCATCAAGTGGTGGTATAACATTCCTGACCATACGGTAAACAGGGCACGTTCAGGTTATGAACATTTCTCAAAAGATGGCAATAACGCCTATGTAATTGCCCAGTTCTTTCCGAGAATGGCCGTTTACAGCGATGTGGAAGGTTGGCAGAACCACCAGTTCTGGGGAAGAGGTGAGTTTGCGCTTCCTTTTGGAAATTATGAGGTGAACATCACCGTACCCGCCGACCATGTGCTCGATGCCACCGGTGTACTTCAAAATCGCAAGGAAGTCTATACCAGAGAAATGATGAAACGCTATGAGCAGGCAAAAAAATCATATGACAAGCCGGTCATCATTGTAACACAAGCGGAAGCAGAAGAGGCCGAAAAAGGTTTCTCAGAAAAGAAGAAAACGTGGAAATTCAAGACCGAACCTGGCAAAATGGTGAGGGATTTTGGGTTCGCCACCTCTAGAAAGTTCATTTGGGATATGCAGGCCGTTAACATTGGCGGCAAAGACATTATGGCGGTATCGATGTATCCCAAGGAAGGAAATCCGTTGTGGGAAGAGTTTTCCACAAAAGCAGTGGTACAGACCCTGCAAACATATTCAAAACATACGTTTGATTACCCCTACCACAAGGCGATTTCGGTACATGCCAAGAACCAGGGTATGGAGTACCCCATGATCTGCTGGAACTACGGCCGCCCAAATGAAGACGGCACGTATTCAGACAGGGTCAAATATGGAATGATCAGTGTCATCATTCACGAAGTGGGGCACAATTTCTTCCCGATGATCGTGAATTCTGATGAACGTCAATGGGGCTGGATGGACGAAGGCCTTGATACCTTCGTACAATATTTGACCGAGCAAGAGTTTGGCAAAAACTTCCCTGAAGCGGTTGCCCCGAATGAAAAGTATCCTTCAAGACGTGGTGAGGCGGCCAAGATCGTTCCCTATATGGCCGGTGACCAAGAGTATATTTCACCCATTATGTCGAATCCAGAAAATGTCTATCAACTGGGGCCAAATGCCTACAGCAAGCCTGCTACTGCCTTGAATATTCTACGCGAGACGGTAATGGGCAAAGAATTGTTCGACCATGCCTTTAAAACCTATGCGCAGCGTTGGAAATTTAAGCATCCGACACCTGAAGATTTCTTCAGAACGATGGAAGATGCCTCTGCCGTAGACCTCGATTGGTTCTGGAGGAGTTGGTTCTATACCACCGATTATGTGGATATTGGCATAAAAGAGGTCAAAAAATACTATGTGAGCAACAGGCCCACGAAACAAATGGAAGAATATATGGCTACCCGTAATTTGACGGAAGCCGACCTACCGCCCTTGGTTTACCTGGCCGAGGAAAACAGTGAAGATTACAATGAAGAGCTAAAGGGCAAAGCACCCTCTGAGACTTCGACCACTTTAAAAGAATATATGATGGACAATATGACCGCTGAAGAAAGGGCCGAGGTCAAAGAACCCAAGTATATCTACGAAGTGACCTTTGACAAGCCAGGAGGCATACCAATGCCCTTAATCGTCGAGTACAGTTATGCCGATGGCTCAAAAGAGAATGTAACCTATCCGCCAGAAATCTGGAGAAAGAACGATGTCGAGGTCAGAAGGGTGATTTCTTCTGAAAAAGAATTGGTGGGCATCATTGTAGACCCAAAACTCGAAACTGCAGATATCGACACCACGAACAATGCCTGGCCGATGAAAGACCAGAAGTCAGATTTTGACCAGTTCAAAGAAAGGGTAAAAGGAAAATAA